The following proteins come from a genomic window of Chryseobacterium glaciei:
- the tsaD gene encoding tRNA (adenosine(37)-N6)-threonylcarbamoyltransferase complex transferase subunit TsaD, with translation MSDSIILGIESSCDDTSAAIIKGNSILSNIAANQEIHKEYGGVVPELASRAHQQNIIPVVEKSLTKANIQQNAISAIGFTRGPGLLGSLLVGTSFAKSLAMSLDVPLIEVNHLQAHILAHFIEDANPMPPKFPFLCLTVSGGHTMIVLVKDYFDMEIIGKTIDDAAGEAFDKIGKIFDLDYPAGPIIDRLAKEGNPEAFKFNKPKLENYDYSFSGIKTSVLYFIQKEVRKDPDFIKNNLIDLCASVQRTIIEILMAKLEKAAKELDIKEVAIAGGVSANSALRKAMQDNNEKLGWNIYIPKFEYTTDNAAMIAMVAQLKFERGEFTDLRTSATAKYDL, from the coding sequence ATGAGCGACTCTATAATTTTAGGTATTGAATCGTCTTGCGACGACACATCAGCAGCTATCATCAAGGGAAATTCTATTCTGTCAAACATCGCCGCGAATCAGGAAATCCACAAAGAATATGGTGGTGTTGTCCCTGAATTAGCTTCACGCGCGCATCAGCAAAATATAATACCCGTAGTTGAAAAATCTCTAACTAAAGCAAATATACAACAAAATGCTATTTCTGCTATAGGATTTACTCGCGGACCCGGACTTTTGGGTTCTCTTCTCGTAGGAACTTCATTTGCTAAGTCTTTAGCAATGAGTTTGGATGTTCCTTTGATTGAAGTAAACCATCTCCAGGCACACATTTTAGCACATTTCATCGAGGATGCAAATCCTATGCCGCCAAAGTTTCCGTTTTTATGTCTTACTGTAAGCGGAGGACATACGATGATCGTTTTAGTGAAGGATTATTTTGATATGGAAATCATTGGAAAAACCATTGATGATGCAGCAGGAGAAGCATTTGATAAGATTGGAAAAATCTTTGATTTAGATTATCCGGCAGGTCCGATCATCGATCGATTGGCTAAAGAAGGGAATCCTGAGGCGTTCAAATTTAATAAACCAAAATTAGAGAATTACGATTATTCTTTCAGCGGAATTAAGACTTCTGTATTATATTTTATACAAAAAGAGGTTAGAAAAGATCCTGATTTTATTAAAAACAATTTAATTGATCTTTGCGCTTCTGTTCAGCGAACAATCATTGAAATTTTGATGGCTAAACTTGAAAAAGCGGCTAAAGAATTAGATATAAAAGAAGTTGCCATCGCTGGTGGAGTTTCTGCCAATTCTGCGCTGAGAAAAGCGATGCAGGACAATAACGAAAAATTAGGCTGGAATATTTACATTCCAAAATTTGAATATACGACCGATAATGCGGCAATGATCGCAATGGTTGCTCAATTAAAATTTGAGCGAGGTGAATTTACGGATCTGAGAACTTCCGCAACCGCAAAATACGATTTATGA
- a CDS encoding RsmE family RNA methyltransferase codes for MKLFFGEISNGKAIINDEEQQHIVKVLRMKDGEEIHVTDGKGNVASGKLMIEGKKANIEVSEIKTNTPDFNPKLHIAIAPTKNIDRIEFFVEKAVEMGISEITILQTEKTERKNINIDKLRKQAIAASKQSLRFHFPVINDLIKLPDFLKNINPETTFVAHCNESLERIELKDIPHLENITFLIGPEGDFSDKEIQLLAEKGIKAVSLGNQRLRTETAGIFVAAWNYLT; via the coding sequence ATGAAACTTTTTTTTGGCGAAATCAGTAACGGAAAAGCAATAATTAATGACGAAGAACAACAGCACATCGTAAAAGTTCTTCGAATGAAAGATGGGGAAGAAATTCATGTGACAGACGGAAAAGGAAACGTGGCTTCCGGAAAATTAATGATCGAAGGCAAAAAAGCCAATATTGAAGTTTCTGAAATTAAAACCAACACTCCTGATTTCAATCCAAAACTTCACATTGCGATCGCGCCAACGAAAAATATTGACCGTATTGAGTTTTTTGTAGAAAAAGCCGTAGAAATGGGAATTTCTGAGATCACCATTTTACAGACTGAAAAAACGGAGCGTAAAAATATCAATATTGACAAACTTAGAAAACAGGCTATTGCAGCTTCAAAACAGAGTTTGAGATTTCACTTTCCTGTAATTAATGATTTAATTAAACTTCCTGATTTTCTGAAAAATATTAATCCAGAAACCACTTTCGTTGCACATTGTAATGAAAGTTTAGAAAGGATTGAATTAAAAGATATTCCACATTTAGAGAACATTACATTTTTAATTGGGCCTGAGGGAGATTTTTCTGATAAAGAGATTCAGCTTTTAGCCGAAAAAGGAATTAAAGCTGTTTCACTGGGAAATCAGAGATTAAGAACGGAAACTGCAGGAATATTTGTTGCAGCTTGGAATTATTTAACTTAA
- a CDS encoding IgGFc-binding protein, with the protein MKRIYLFLAFFIFKLFFSQLDNTHYLQPIIFGAYDTTTITEEYIYLSTPSSTNITVNIRMADGTTIPRLAVYNINAATTANVATGVVTFSNTTPVRITVINASNVVLPPGSSPMTVATTRAGTIIPANVGGLLFTSTDDFFVNYRGLSGSQAGSVLTKGKVALGKNFFWGGTPNEFTTSVAEVGNMVSMMATENNTVITISNIDSGTQFINGASATPLTGTTFTRTLQKGQSFVLYAKVKLNALSLQDRGWLGAKISADKNIAVTVGGLMQQGSIETGTLSDNRDFGVDQLVPVEQLGNEYVVMQGNGGTYERVIVVATEANTTITMNANANPSYTLANIGDYQIVPASFFTNKNMYLKTNKAVYVFHKIFGSSALNTNSFMFIPPLSCFGQTSVNMIPDAKQIGTTLYDNTELAVLAASGTANIPVVTVGGTALAATVAAGTAVPGNANWRSYRYNIATAAGGTATIKNVRVSSAGTIQAELVGASGAAGFGGYYSGFGTAPIVTIAVANSPSSRPCTGTTGSSSLSLSVTPGLGTYQWYKNGLPISGGTNSNYSIPITDNSAAEYNVVVTPPGGCLIYSNVVKSFACPCYKPGATGTPEITKIGVSTRASKSTANWPADMNNAFLALESNDKGLVITRIPDPEVSIETPVNGMIVFDTDDLCLKIYDGTQWSCINQTCN; encoded by the coding sequence GTGAAGCGTATTTATTTATTTTTAGCATTTTTTATATTTAAATTATTTTTCTCACAACTCGATAACACGCATTACTTACAGCCCATTATTTTTGGAGCATATGATACAACTACTATAACTGAGGAGTATATCTACCTTTCTACTCCATCTTCAACAAATATTACAGTAAATATAAGAATGGCCGATGGAACTACCATTCCAAGACTGGCTGTTTATAATATTAATGCAGCAACAACCGCTAACGTTGCTACAGGTGTTGTGACATTTAGTAATACTACTCCTGTAAGAATTACTGTAATCAACGCGTCAAATGTAGTTTTACCACCGGGATCATCTCCCATGACAGTAGCTACTACCAGAGCAGGAACAATAATTCCCGCAAATGTAGGTGGATTATTATTCACTTCTACTGATGATTTTTTCGTCAATTATAGAGGATTATCCGGTTCTCAGGCAGGATCAGTTCTTACAAAAGGAAAAGTAGCCTTGGGGAAAAATTTTTTCTGGGGAGGAACACCCAACGAATTTACCACATCTGTAGCAGAGGTTGGCAATATGGTTTCTATGATGGCTACTGAAAACAATACAGTCATTACCATATCTAATATTGATTCCGGAACACAATTTATTAACGGAGCCAGTGCTACACCACTCACGGGAACGACTTTTACAAGAACATTACAAAAAGGGCAATCTTTTGTACTTTATGCCAAAGTAAAACTTAATGCACTCAGTTTACAAGACCGAGGCTGGCTGGGTGCTAAAATTTCTGCAGATAAAAATATTGCCGTTACCGTAGGAGGGCTAATGCAACAAGGAAGCATTGAAACCGGAACACTTTCAGACAATCGTGACTTTGGTGTAGACCAATTGGTTCCCGTAGAACAATTAGGAAACGAATATGTAGTAATGCAAGGAAATGGCGGAACTTATGAAAGAGTAATTGTGGTTGCGACGGAAGCCAATACAACAATTACCATGAATGCCAATGCAAATCCAAGTTATACATTAGCGAATATTGGAGATTATCAAATCGTTCCGGCCAGTTTTTTCACCAATAAAAATATGTACCTGAAAACCAATAAAGCAGTTTATGTTTTTCATAAAATATTTGGAAGCTCTGCACTTAACACGAACAGTTTTATGTTTATCCCACCTCTTTCATGTTTCGGACAGACGTCAGTAAACATGATTCCGGATGCTAAACAGATTGGAACAACTTTATATGACAATACAGAACTTGCGGTACTTGCCGCAAGCGGAACAGCAAATATCCCCGTTGTAACGGTAGGCGGAACAGCTCTTGCAGCAACTGTAGCAGCAGGAACAGCTGTACCGGGAAATGCTAACTGGAGAAGCTACAGATATAATATTGCCACCGCAGCGGGAGGAACAGCTACGATTAAAAACGTAAGAGTAAGTTCTGCAGGAACCATTCAGGCCGAATTAGTCGGAGCCAGTGGTGCTGCAGGATTTGGAGGATATTATTCAGGATTTGGAACGGCTCCTATCGTTACTATTGCAGTAGCTAACAGCCCTAGTTCAAGACCTTGTACGGGAACTACGGGAAGTTCATCACTATCTTTATCTGTAACACCCGGTTTAGGTACTTATCAATGGTATAAAAACGGTCTTCCCATTTCCGGAGGAACGAACAGTAATTATTCGATTCCAATAACAGATAATTCTGCTGCGGAATATAATGTTGTGGTAACTCCACCCGGAGGATGTCTTATTTATTCGAATGTTGTAAAATCATTTGCATGCCCTTGTTATAAGCCTGGCGCAACAGGAACTCCCGAAATTACCAAAATAGGTGTTTCAACAAGAGCTTCCAAAAGTACAGCAAACTGGCCTGCAGATATGAACAACGCATTTTTAGCACTTGAATCTAACGACAAAGGTCTTGTAATCACAAGAATTCCTGATCCGGAAGTTTCAATTGAAACTCCTGTAAACGGAATGATCGTATTCGACACAGATGACTTATGTCTAAAAATATATGACGGAACTCAATGGAGCTGTATTAACCAAACATGCAATTAA
- a CDS encoding TrmH family RNA methyltransferase codes for MEDLAKTFEYLKQFLTDERLRKIDHFSPESSDFVLPVMDDVYQFRNAAAIIRSVEACGFHKVVAMEEENVFDPNLTVTKGAETWVEVEKMPKNIDSLQKIKDRGYKILAVSLEKNAVMLPDYQITEPIALVFGTEMAGVSEEVIDFADETLAIPMFGFTRSYNVSVAAGICMYELKQKLINSNLDYKLSDEKLLKMKIRWAVNSMQSGQQIFQKYLRDNNIEI; via the coding sequence ATGGAAGATTTAGCGAAAACTTTTGAGTATTTAAAACAATTTTTAACAGATGAAAGACTGAGAAAGATCGATCATTTTTCTCCTGAAAGTTCTGATTTTGTGCTTCCTGTGATGGATGATGTGTATCAGTTCAGGAATGCCGCGGCTATTATAAGGTCGGTGGAAGCTTGTGGTTTTCACAAAGTTGTGGCAATGGAGGAAGAAAATGTGTTTGATCCGAATCTTACGGTAACAAAAGGTGCCGAAACTTGGGTTGAAGTTGAAAAAATGCCGAAAAATATCGATTCTTTACAAAAAATTAAAGATCGAGGATATAAAATCCTGGCTGTATCATTAGAAAAAAATGCAGTGATGCTTCCTGATTATCAAATTACAGAACCTATTGCATTGGTTTTCGGAACTGAAATGGCAGGAGTTTCAGAAGAAGTAATTGATTTCGCAGATGAAACGCTGGCTATTCCTATGTTTGGCTTTACGAGAAGCTATAATGTTTCTGTGGCGGCGGGAATTTGTATGTATGAATTAAAACAAAAACTGATTAATTCAAACCTCGATTATAAATTAAGTGATGAGAAATTATTGAAAATGAAAATCCGTTGGGCGGTAAATTCAATGCAAAGCGGACAGCAGATTTTTCAGAAGTATTTGAGAGATAACAATATTGAAATATAA
- a CDS encoding asparaginase, producing MKRKVLLIYTGGTIGMEKDYETGSLRAFDFGNIFEKMPEMKLMECEVFVHPFAKPLDSSDMGPQEWKIIANYILKSYDDYDGFLILHGTDTMSYSASALSFMLKGLKKPVIFTGSQLPIGDLRTDAKENLLTSLYYASLYENDEAVIQEVAIYFEYKLLRGNRTLKYSAEYFDAYSSPNYPILGQSGVHLNIVKDNLYRCEPDVKFHVDEHISEDILFWRIFPGMHLSHFKEIPKMKVLILQVFGSGTIFSSEKTQETLQEIRNNGTEIVVVSQCISGGISFGKYENSNIFSRIGAISGNDITAESAITKAMHLIDNPTYTGTFADNFAKSLCGEITE from the coding sequence ATGAAACGAAAAGTCCTGCTCATCTATACCGGAGGAACCATCGGTATGGAGAAAGATTACGAAACCGGAAGCCTTCGTGCGTTTGATTTTGGAAATATCTTCGAAAAAATGCCCGAAATGAAGTTGATGGAATGTGAAGTGTTCGTTCATCCTTTTGCCAAACCGCTCGATTCTTCGGATATGGGACCTCAAGAATGGAAAATCATCGCCAATTATATTCTTAAAAGCTATGATGATTATGACGGATTCTTGATTCTTCACGGAACAGATACCATGTCCTACTCCGCTTCTGCATTGAGTTTTATGTTAAAAGGTTTGAAAAAGCCCGTAATATTTACCGGCTCTCAACTTCCCATCGGAGATTTGAGAACTGATGCTAAAGAAAATCTTCTGACGAGCTTGTATTACGCAAGTTTGTATGAAAATGATGAAGCTGTCATTCAGGAAGTTGCCATTTATTTTGAATATAAATTATTAAGAGGAAACAGAACGTTAAAATATTCTGCGGAGTATTTTGATGCCTATTCCAGTCCGAATTACCCTATTTTAGGACAATCCGGAGTTCATTTAAATATAGTTAAAGATAATCTATACCGTTGCGAACCTGATGTAAAATTTCATGTGGATGAACATATTTCAGAAGATATTTTATTTTGGAGAATCTTTCCGGGAATGCATTTAAGTCACTTTAAAGAAATTCCGAAAATGAAGGTTTTAATTCTTCAGGTTTTCGGTTCAGGAACGATTTTCAGCAGTGAAAAAACTCAGGAAACACTTCAGGAAATCAGAAATAACGGAACTGAAATTGTAGTGGTAAGTCAGTGTATTTCAGGCGGAATCTCATTCGGAAAGTACGAAAACAGTAATATTTTCTCAAGAATCGGAGCTATTAGCGGAAATGATATTACTGCCGAAAGCGCGATCACAAAAGCAATGCATTTAATTGACAATCCGACTTACACAGGAACTTTTGCTGATAATTTCGCGAAAAGTTTATGCGGAGAAATCACCGAGTAA
- a CDS encoding M20/M25/M40 family metallo-hydrolase yields the protein MKKLLLIVLGIIIVLIIILLIKTFTYPFKKNNSNAAKEWKVVKNDSAVQRLSNGIKIATISTGELGDFDYSTFDTFKEYLKKSYPELYQNTENYEVNEYGLVFKLKGSQPNLEPILFLSHMDVVPPGDGDIKNKEENIFKPDDKVLSRVTKVAEDWDYAPFSGAVANGRIYGRGTIDMKGMLFSLMESMTNLIKNKHVPQRDIYLAFGFDEEVGGQKGALQIANHFKKQGLKFDAVYDEGGLVLEKGSVKGIDSDVAVIGCAEKGFLSAKIKVKGLGGHSSMPPMESAIGKAAIIMQRLEKSQMKPEITPLIKEFFNNIGGVMPFTSRLAISNQWLLKSLLLSQLEKNNSTNALIRTTTALTMMKGSDAPNVLSPEVEFVVNFRILPGNTIKDVKQHIAEATKGFDVEVEEVDNTREASAVSPTNTKAFQLIQAGIKEIYPNAIAAPYLTMAATDAYKYQIVSKNVYRFMPIKINNSEQQSIHSTNEYISIENYLKMIHYFEFIMKNYDK from the coding sequence ATGAAAAAACTCCTTTTAATCGTTCTGGGAATTATTATTGTATTAATTATAATTCTACTCATTAAAACTTTCACGTATCCTTTTAAAAAAAATAATTCAAACGCTGCAAAAGAATGGAAGGTTGTAAAAAATGATTCGGCTGTTCAAAGACTTTCAAACGGAATAAAGATCGCAACAATTTCAACGGGGGAGTTGGGTGATTTTGATTATTCAACCTTTGATACATTCAAAGAATATCTTAAAAAATCTTATCCCGAACTTTATCAGAACACAGAAAACTATGAAGTTAATGAGTATGGATTGGTTTTTAAACTAAAAGGAAGTCAACCTAACTTGGAGCCCATTTTATTTCTTTCCCACATGGATGTTGTTCCTCCTGGAGATGGAGATATTAAAAATAAGGAAGAAAATATTTTCAAACCGGATGATAAAGTTTTATCACGGGTTACAAAAGTTGCGGAAGATTGGGATTATGCACCATTTTCAGGAGCTGTTGCTAATGGAAGAATCTATGGAAGAGGTACGATCGATATGAAGGGAATGTTATTTTCTTTGATGGAATCCATGACTAATTTGATTAAAAATAAACATGTTCCGCAACGTGATATTTACCTGGCTTTTGGATTTGATGAAGAGGTTGGCGGACAAAAAGGGGCGTTACAGATTGCAAATCATTTCAAAAAACAAGGATTAAAATTCGATGCTGTGTATGATGAAGGCGGATTGGTTTTAGAAAAAGGAAGTGTAAAAGGAATCGATTCGGATGTTGCCGTGATCGGATGCGCAGAAAAAGGATTTTTATCAGCAAAGATCAAAGTAAAAGGGCTGGGCGGCCATTCTTCCATGCCTCCTATGGAAAGTGCTATCGGGAAAGCGGCGATTATAATGCAGAGGTTAGAAAAAAGCCAAATGAAACCAGAAATTACACCGCTTATTAAAGAATTTTTTAATAACATCGGAGGAGTTATGCCTTTTACGAGCAGATTGGCGATTTCCAATCAATGGCTTTTAAAGTCATTACTGCTTTCACAGTTGGAAAAAAATAATTCTACTAATGCATTAATTCGTACAACCACAGCCTTAACGATGATGAAAGGCAGCGATGCTCCCAACGTGCTTTCTCCTGAGGTTGAATTTGTCGTCAATTTTAGAATTCTCCCGGGAAATACTATTAAAGATGTTAAACAACATATCGCTGAGGCTACAAAAGGGTTTGATGTTGAAGTAGAAGAGGTGGATAATACCAGAGAAGCTTCGGCGGTATCTCCGACAAATACAAAAGCTTTTCAACTGATTCAAGCGGGAATTAAAGAGATTTATCCTAATGCTATCGCAGCTCCATATCTTACCATGGCTGCTACAGATGCCTATAAATATCAGATCGTAAGTAAAAATGTTTACAGATTCATGCCAATCAAAATAAATAACTCTGAACAACAATCAATCCACAGTACGAACGAATATATCAGTATCGAAAACTATCTTAAAATGATCCATTATTTTGAGTTTATAATGAAAAACTATGATAAGTAA
- a CDS encoding helix-turn-helix domain-containing protein gives MTRKIFFILFIGFFKLLLSQEEYSDYQKLRQKFENIEENDARAFPFLRPYISKAKKEKNYKELVQGYKDGVFYSSENRIKLKYSDSMIWAANQSKDGDLKSIAYLEKGVIYYYHYKKFQQALNEYLKAYEYSKNTKNEFLKYQNLYHIGVVKSYLGYYQDASELFKNSLEYYDREKSRSNLGPNAIYNSKKGYLNCLHQLIICYRHLEQYKEADSAIQIGLAEVGNNPEYAQEKGYFLLSKGISEYRNNQFQLALSNLNQSLSAIKKSRDFSRLSLDYFYIGKTYYSLKNAKESMIYFKKVDSIFKENQFILPELRENYEILIDQSKKEKNQTQQLYYTTQLLKADSIMSKDFTYLSPKIHKDYDTKTLLEEKEKLQKINYLGTIVIIVLIIWAIGMVTLFTKRHKKAKEVKKKYVLLEEKFLVHQIENVPKKLVFPVEERKSSLNESKVEELLQKLKSFEDKKEFTQKGLTLSKLATQLNTNSNYLSQVINDCKGMNFNKYLSELRINYITNLLFENKEYLKYSIETLAKECGIASRQNFSDLFFELNGIRPTDFIKNRKQELDNKNNL, from the coding sequence GTGACAAGAAAAATATTCTTCATACTTTTTATCGGATTTTTTAAACTTCTTCTGTCTCAGGAAGAATATAGTGATTATCAAAAACTGAGACAAAAATTCGAAAATATTGAAGAGAATGATGCAAGAGCTTTTCCGTTTCTTCGACCTTATATTTCTAAAGCAAAAAAAGAGAAGAACTATAAAGAATTAGTTCAAGGATATAAAGATGGAGTATTTTATTCTTCTGAAAATAGGATTAAATTAAAATATTCTGACAGTATGATTTGGGCTGCAAATCAGTCCAAAGACGGTGACCTGAAAAGTATAGCCTATCTTGAGAAAGGAGTTATATATTATTACCATTATAAAAAATTTCAACAGGCACTTAATGAATATCTCAAAGCTTATGAATATTCTAAAAATACAAAAAATGAATTTCTGAAATATCAGAATTTGTACCATATTGGTGTTGTAAAAAGCTATTTGGGATATTATCAGGATGCCTCAGAATTATTCAAAAATAGTCTGGAGTATTATGATAGGGAAAAATCCAGATCCAATCTTGGCCCAAATGCTATTTATAATAGTAAAAAAGGGTATTTGAACTGTCTTCATCAGTTAATTATTTGCTACAGACATTTAGAGCAATATAAAGAAGCAGATTCTGCCATACAAATCGGACTTGCCGAAGTAGGAAATAATCCTGAATATGCTCAGGAAAAAGGATATTTTCTATTATCCAAAGGTATTTCTGAATATAGGAATAATCAATTTCAGTTAGCGTTATCAAACTTAAATCAATCACTTTCTGCAATTAAAAAAAGCCGGGATTTCTCTCGACTTTCGCTCGATTATTTTTACATTGGAAAAACGTATTATAGTTTAAAAAATGCTAAAGAATCGATGATATACTTTAAAAAAGTAGATTCTATTTTTAAAGAAAATCAGTTTATTCTTCCGGAATTAAGAGAGAATTATGAGATCTTAATTGATCAGAGTAAAAAAGAGAAAAATCAAACGCAGCAATTATATTATACCACCCAACTTTTGAAGGCAGACAGTATCATGTCGAAGGATTTTACTTATTTATCTCCAAAAATCCATAAAGATTATGACACAAAAACGTTATTGGAAGAAAAAGAAAAGTTGCAGAAAATCAATTATTTAGGAACGATTGTAATTATTGTTTTGATTATTTGGGCGATAGGAATGGTTACTTTATTCACCAAAAGACATAAAAAAGCGAAAGAAGTAAAGAAAAAATATGTTTTATTAGAAGAAAAATTCTTAGTTCATCAAATTGAAAATGTTCCTAAAAAACTGGTTTTTCCTGTCGAAGAAAGAAAATCAAGCCTTAATGAAAGCAAGGTTGAAGAATTGCTTCAGAAATTAAAATCATTTGAGGATAAAAAAGAATTTACCCAAAAAGGACTTACTCTGAGTAAATTAGCCACTCAATTGAATACAAATTCCAATTATCTTTCTCAGGTTATCAATGACTGTAAAGGGATGAATTTTAATAAATATTTGAGCGAGCTTAGAATCAATTATATCACTAATTTATTATTCGAAAACAAAGAATATCTTAAATACAGCATCGAAACCCTCGCCAAAGAATGCGGTATCGCATCAAGACAGAATTTCTCTGATCTCTTCTTTGAACTGAATGGAATTCGCCCGACGGATTTTATAAAAAATAGAAAACAGGAGCTAGATAATAAAAATAATTTGTAG
- a CDS encoding TolC family protein, whose translation MKTYNKYIAAIALSLVLASCKAPMATVIKDEVKENIPQNFNQEEQQDANNNSGTTPWRQFFTDPNLVSLIETALKNNQELMITLQEIEIAKSGVLAKKGRLTPTVSAGIGAGVKKAGRYTSEGAGDASTEIEPGKEMPDPLGNFEGGLMANWEVDIWKKLKTEKESAVAHYLSTVEGKNFVLSNLIEEVADNYYDLLALDNQLDIIQQYIRLQQKALEISKIQKEAAAATELAVKKFEAELAKSKASEYTIRQSITEKENQINALLGRYPQPIVRTKESFMSTIAPTVYTGIPSQLLANRPDIKQAELELKSSKLDVEAARKEFYPSLEISATLGLEAFKPSYLVKLPESIASSLAGELAGPLINKSAIKANFQTADARQIQALYEYDKTILNAYLDVANLMSKVKNIDQYYQLKSQETKALDESIDIANQLFRNSRADYLEVLLNQRDALDAKMELIEAKQKQLSTVVDIYKSLGGGWK comes from the coding sequence ATGAAGACTTATAATAAATATATAGCAGCCATTGCTTTATCGCTTGTTTTAGCAAGTTGTAAAGCACCGATGGCGACCGTAATAAAAGATGAGGTGAAAGAAAATATCCCTCAAAACTTTAATCAGGAAGAGCAACAAGACGCCAATAATAACAGTGGAACAACTCCTTGGAGACAGTTTTTTACTGACCCTAATTTAGTTTCTTTAATTGAAACAGCTTTAAAAAATAATCAGGAGCTGATGATCACTTTGCAGGAAATTGAAATTGCAAAAAGTGGTGTTTTAGCTAAAAAAGGAAGATTAACACCAACTGTTTCTGCAGGAATAGGAGCCGGAGTAAAAAAAGCCGGACGTTACACCAGTGAAGGAGCCGGTGATGCATCTACTGAAATCGAGCCCGGAAAAGAAATGCCGGATCCGCTTGGTAATTTTGAAGGTGGATTAATGGCTAATTGGGAAGTTGATATCTGGAAAAAGCTTAAAACAGAAAAAGAATCGGCAGTAGCTCATTATCTGTCTACGGTTGAAGGGAAAAACTTTGTTCTTTCAAACTTAATTGAAGAAGTAGCTGATAATTATTATGATTTATTGGCGCTTGATAATCAGTTGGATATTATTCAGCAATATATCAGACTTCAGCAAAAAGCCTTGGAGATCTCTAAAATTCAGAAAGAAGCTGCAGCGGCGACTGAATTAGCAGTGAAGAAATTCGAAGCGGAATTAGCCAAATCAAAAGCTTCGGAATACACAATCCGTCAGAGTATTACTGAAAAAGAAAATCAGATCAATGCTCTTTTAGGAAGATATCCTCAGCCGATTGTAAGAACGAAGGAAAGTTTTATGTCAACAATTGCTCCTACTGTTTACACAGGAATTCCGTCACAATTATTGGCGAACCGTCCGGATATCAAACAAGCTGAATTAGAATTAAAATCATCAAAACTAGATGTAGAAGCAGCAAGAAAAGAGTTTTATCCTTCATTGGAAATTTCTGCAACATTAGGATTAGAAGCGTTTAAACCTTCTTATTTAGTCAAGTTGCCGGAATCTATTGCTTCAAGTTTAGCAGGAGAATTGGCGGGACCACTTATTAATAAAAGTGCGATTAAAGCTAATTTTCAGACGGCGGATGCTAGACAGATCCAGGCGTTGTATGAATATGACAAAACGATTCTAAATGCATATCTGGATGTGGCAAATTTGATGTCAAAAGTGAAAAACATAGATCAGTATTATCAGCTGAAGTCTCAAGAAACAAAGGCTTTGGATGAATCTATCGATATTGCGAATCAATTATTCCGAAACTCAAGAGCAGATTATCTGGAAGTTCTTCTGAACCAACGAGATGCTTTGGATGCCAAAATGGAATTGATTGAAGCAAAACAAAAACAGCTGAGTACAGTTGTTGATATTTATAAGAGCTTAGGCGGAGGCTGGAAGTGA